The window CGGTCGAGCGATACAGCTCCTGCCACGGCGTCTGGTGCGCCGGATACTTGAAGCCGCCGGCCGCTTTCAGCTCGGCGCGACGCTTCTTCAACTCCTCGTCGGAGATCAGGATATTCGCGCTGCCCTTGTTGAGGTCGATGCGGACCTGATCGCCGGTCTTCAAAATCGCCAGCCCGCCATCGGCGGCGGCTTCCGGCGTGGCATTCAGGATCGACGGCGAGCCCGAGGTGCCGGACTGCCGGCCATCGCCGATGCAGGGCAGCGAGTGGATGCCGCGCTTGATCAGCGCCGCCGGCGGCTGCATGTTCACCACTTCGGCGCCGCCGGGATAGCCGATCGGCCCGGTGCCGCGCACGAACAGGATGCAGTGCTCGTCGATATTCAATGACTCGTCGTCGATGCGGTCGTGGTAATCCTCCGGCCCCTCGAACACGATGGCGCGGCCTTCGAAGGCGTTGGGGTCTTTCGGATTGATCAGATAGCGATCGCGAAACTCCTTCGAGATCACGCTGGTCTTCATGATCGCGGAATCGAACAGGTTGCCGCGCAGCACCAGGAAACCGGCGTCGGCCACCAGCGGCTTGTCATAGGTCCAGATCACGTCGGCATCGGGCTTCGGCGCATTGGCGCAGTTCTCGCCCATGGTCCGGCCGTTGACCGTCAGGGCATCTTCGTGGATGCGTTGGTGCTGCATCAACTCGCGCACCACCGACGGCACGCCGCCGGCGCGATGATATTCCTCGCCGAGATAGAAGCCGGCCGGCTGCATGTTGACCAGCAGCGGAATCGAATGACCCACACTCTGCCAGTCGTCGATATCGAGCTCGACGCCGATGTGGCGCGCCAGCGCGTTGATATGGATCGGCGCATTGGTCGAGCCGCCGATCGCCGAATTGACCACGATGCAGTTCTCGAACGCCTTGCGCGTCAGGATGTCCGAGGGTTTCAGGTCTTCCCACACCATCTCGACGATGCGAGTGCCCGTTTCGTAGGCAATCTGGCCGCGCTCGCGGTACGGCGCGGGGATCGCGGCGCAGCCGGGCAGGGACATGCCGAGCGCCTCGGCCAGTGAATTCATCGTCGAGGCCGTGCCCATGGTGTTGCAATGGCCAACCGACGGCGCCGACGACGCCACGAGGGTCATGAACTCCTCGTAGTCGATCTCGCCGGCGGCAAGCCGCTCGCGGGATTTCCACACCACCGTGCCGGAGCCGGTGCGTTCGCCGTCATGCCAGCCGTTCAGCATCGGCCCGCCGGACAGCACGATGGCCGGCAGATTCACCGTTGCCGCCGCCATCAGGCAGGCCGGGGTGGTCTTGTCGCAGCCGGTGGTCAGCACCACGCCGTCTAGCGGATACCCGAACAGCACCTCGACGAGGCCGAGATAAGCGAGGTTGCGGTCCAGCGCCGCGGTCGGGCGCTTGCCGGTCTCCTGGATCGGATGCACCGGAAATTCCATCGCCAGCCCGCCGGCGGCGGTGATTCCTTCGCGGACGCGCTTCGCCAGTTCAAGGTGATGGCGATTGCATGGCGACAGGTCGTTGCCGGTCTGCGCAATGCCGATGATCGGCTTGCCGGATTGCAATTCGTGGCGGGTCAGGCCGTAATTCAGGTAGCGCTCAAGATAGAGTGCGGTCATGGCCGGATTGTGCGGATCGTTGAACCACTCGCTGGAACGAAGCTTGCGTCTGGTGATCCCGGTGATCGGCTTGTTCATCGTTTCTCCCGCAGCGCACACTTGTTGTTTTGGTGCGTCATAATCTTCTATTGGCGGCGAATGGTTGCATGTCAACGGCCGCTTCGCAACGTTGTGTGACCGGCTGTCTCTACGACTATGATCCAACGACAAGCCAAAAAAATTCTGCTATGACGTCGGTCAAACAAGGGCGCTGCGGCAAAAGCCGGAGGACGTCGGATTTTTGGGAGGGGAATTGAATGGCGTCTGTGCAGATTCACGACGTGCGTAAGTCTTTCGGCGGTTTCGAAGTTCTCCATGGCGTCTCGGTTCCCATCGAGGATGGCGCCTTTGTGGTGCTGGTCGGCCCGTCGGGCTGCGGAAAATCCACGCTGCTGCGGATGCTGGCCGGACTGGAAAAAATTACCTCCGGCACCATTTCGATTGGCGACCGCGTGGTCAACGATGTCCAGCCGAAAGAGCGCGACATCGCCATGGTGTTCCAGAACTACGCCCTCTATCCGCACATGACGGTGGCACAGAACATGGGCTTTTCGCTCAAGCTGCGCGGCGCCGAGAAGAGCGAGATCGACACCAAGGTCAACCGCGCCGCGGATATTCTCGACCTTCGCCGTCTGCTCGACCGCTTCCCCCGCCAACTCTCCGGCGGCCAGCGCCAGCGCGTCGCCATGGGCCGCGCCATCGTGCGTGACCCGCAGGTGTTCCTGTTCGACGAGCCGCTGTCCAATCTCGACGCCAAACTGCGCGTCGCGATGCGCGCCGAGATCAAGGAACTGCACCAGCGGCTCAAGACCACCACGGTCTATGTCACCCACGACCAGATCGAGGCCATGACCATGGCCGACAAGATCGTGGTGATGCAGGACGGCATCGTTGAGCAGATGGGCTCGCCGCTCGAACTCTACGATCACCCCGACAACAAGTTCGTCGCCGGCTTCATCGGCTCGCCCGCGATGAATTTCCTCGAGGGCACGCTGAAGGTGAATGGTGGCCAACCCTGGGTCGAGACCGCCAATGGTGCGCGGTTGCCGGTGGCGGCGGCGCCGGTGGCGTCGAACGGCCAGGCGGTGATCTACGGCATCCGTCCGGAGCATCTGGAATTCGCCGATGACGGCATCGAGGCCGAGATCGTGGTGGTGGAACCGACCGGTTCGGAAACCCAGATCGTGGCGCGCATCGGCACCCAGGACATCATCGCGATCTTCCGGGACCGCCGCCAGGTCGAGCCCGGCGACAAGATCCATCTGCGGCCGCGCGCCAGCGTTGCGCATCTGTTCGACAAGGATACCGGTAAACGTATTTAGAGAAAACGATTTCAAAAGATTGGTCGATCAACGAACCAATAAAACAGGGAGAAGATGAAAGATGACTGGATTCACACCGGATCGCCGATCTCTACTCAAGGGCGGCGGAATCACGCTCGCTGCCGCGGCGACCATGTCCGCGGACCAACTGCTCGGCTACGCCAAGGCCTGGGCACAGGCTTCGCCCTGGAAGCCGGAGCCGGGCGCCAAGATCAACATGCTGCGCTGGAAGCGCTTTGTCGAAGCCGAAGACGTCGCCTTCATGAAGATCGTCGATGCCTTCCAGAAGGCTACCGGCTGCACCATCAACGTCTCCAACGAATCTTATGACGACCTCCAGCCCAAGGCCTCGGTGGCCGCCAATACCGGGCAGGGCCTCGACATGGTCTGGGGTCTGTATTCGCTGCCGTTCCTGTTCCCGAGCAAATGCGCTGATGTCACCGACGTCGCCGACTATCTCGGCAAGAAGTGCGGCGGCTGGGCCACGTCCGGCCAGCAGTATGGCAAGCTCGGCGACAAGTGGATCGGCATTCCCGTCGCCGCCACCGGCGGTCTCGTGAACTACCGCATCGCCGCCGCCGAAAAAGCCGGCCACAAGGAGTTTCCGAAGGATCTTGGCGGTTTGCTGGATCTCTTCAAGGGCATGAACAAGAACGGCACGCCCGGCGGCATGGCGCTTGGGCATGCCTCGGGTGACGCCAATGGCTGGGTGCACTGGGCGCTGTGGGCCCATGGCGGCAGGCTGATCGACAAGGACAGCAAGGTCATCATCAACTCGCCGGAAACCGCCAAGTCGCTGGAG is drawn from Nitrobacteraceae bacterium AZCC 2146 and contains these coding sequences:
- a CDS encoding multiple sugar transport system ATP-binding protein (product_source=KO:K10112; cath_funfam=2.40.50.100,3.40.50.300; cog=COG3839; ko=KO:K10112; pfam=PF00005,PF17912; smart=SM00382; superfamily=50331,52540) gives rise to the protein MASVQIHDVRKSFGGFEVLHGVSVPIEDGAFVVLVGPSGCGKSTLLRMLAGLEKITSGTISIGDRVVNDVQPKERDIAMVFQNYALYPHMTVAQNMGFSLKLRGAEKSEIDTKVNRAADILDLRRLLDRFPRQLSGGQRQRVAMGRAIVRDPQVFLFDEPLSNLDAKLRVAMRAEIKELHQRLKTTTVYVTHDQIEAMTMADKIVVMQDGIVEQMGSPLELYDHPDNKFVAGFIGSPAMNFLEGTLKVNGGQPWVETANGARLPVAAAPVASNGQAVIYGIRPEHLEFADDGIEAEIVVVEPTGSETQIVARIGTQDIIAIFRDRRQVEPGDKIHLRPRASVAHLFDKDTGKRI
- a CDS encoding dihydroxy-acid dehydratase (product_source=KO:K01687; cog=COG0129; ko=KO:K01687; pfam=PF00920; superfamily=143975,52016; tigrfam=TIGR00110), whose protein sequence is MNKPITGITRRKLRSSEWFNDPHNPAMTALYLERYLNYGLTRHELQSGKPIIGIAQTGNDLSPCNRHHLELAKRVREGITAAGGLAMEFPVHPIQETGKRPTAALDRNLAYLGLVEVLFGYPLDGVVLTTGCDKTTPACLMAAATVNLPAIVLSGGPMLNGWHDGERTGSGTVVWKSRERLAAGEIDYEEFMTLVASSAPSVGHCNTMGTASTMNSLAEALGMSLPGCAAIPAPYRERGQIAYETGTRIVEMVWEDLKPSDILTRKAFENCIVVNSAIGGSTNAPIHINALARHIGVELDIDDWQSVGHSIPLLVNMQPAGFYLGEEYHRAGGVPSVVRELMQHQRIHEDALTVNGRTMGENCANAPKPDADVIWTYDKPLVADAGFLVLRGNLFDSAIMKTSVISKEFRDRYLINPKDPNAFEGRAIVFEGPEDYHDRIDDESLNIDEHCILFVRGTGPIGYPGGAEVVNMQPPAALIKRGIHSLPCIGDGRQSGTSGSPSILNATPEAAADGGLAILKTGDQVRIDLNKGSANILISDEELKKRRAELKAAGGFKYPAHQTPWQELYRSTVGQQATGACLELATRYHDIAGRVGTARHNH
- a CDS encoding multiple sugar transport system substrate-binding protein (product_source=KO:K02027; cog=COG1653; ko=KO:K02027; pfam=PF13416; superfamily=53850), with the protein product MTGFTPDRRSLLKGGGITLAAAATMSADQLLGYAKAWAQASPWKPEPGAKINMLRWKRFVEAEDVAFMKIVDAFQKATGCTINVSNESYDDLQPKASVAANTGQGLDMVWGLYSLPFLFPSKCADVTDVADYLGKKCGGWATSGQQYGKLGDKWIGIPVAATGGLVNYRIAAAEKAGHKEFPKDLGGLLDLFKGMNKNGTPGGMALGHASGDANGWVHWALWAHGGRLIDKDSKVIINSPETAKSLEYVKAMYDTFIPGTASWNDSSNNKAFLAGQLHLTTNGISIYVTAKKEAPAIAEDMNHAHLPPGLDGKTRELHLGFPILIFNFTKYPQACKAFTAFLLEPDQYNPWIEAAQGYLSHFLLDYDKNPVWTADPKTTPYRSVAQSASTPAGDAQMSENAAAAIADFVLVDMYANYCTGREDVKTAMSSAERAAKRIFRA